Genomic window (Mya arenaria isolate MELC-2E11 chromosome 16, ASM2691426v1):
GGTGTCCTGTTACCTGCTCGGGTACCGGCCGTATTCCTTCCGATGTCCGGCCGACCTCCGGCCGGTAGTTGCTGCCACATCGGCAGAAAAAACTCGCATTTTGAGAGAGACTCCGTACGGTCACCGGCCGGTGTTCGGTCGGTCACCTGAAGATGTCCGGACGGAGTCCGTTCACGTCACCGAGCTCTGCTTCCGATGAGGAGAGCTCGGTGGCACCAAAAATATCCACCGAGCTCTACCGATGCCGGACATCGGCCGGGCTATGTGACTGGGCCATTAATGACGACAGTTTTACTTGAGTAGGCTTGCTTGTTGTACGACCGTCGTTAAATTACCACAGTTTTACAAAAGTAGGCTTGCTTATTGTACAACCGTCGTTAAATTACCACAGTTTTACATAAGTAGGCTTGCTTATTGTACGACCGTCGTTAAATTACCACAGTTTTACATAAGTAGGCTTGCTTATTGTACGACCATTGTTAATTGACCTTAGTTTTACATAAGTAGGCTTGCTTGTTGTTCGATCGTCGTTAAATTACCACAGTTTTACATAGGTAGGCTTGCTTATTGTACGACCATTGTTAATTGACCTTAGTTTTACATAAGTAGGCTTGCTTGTTGTTCGATCGTCGTTAAATTACCACAGTTTTACATAAGTAGGCCTGCTTATTGTACGACCGTCGCTTAATAACCGCAGTCTTACACAGGAATATTTTCTAATTGTACGACCGTCGTTAAATGACAAAAGTCTTACAAAAGTAGGTTTGCTTTTTGTACGACCGTCGTTAATTGACCACAGTCTTGCATTAGTATGGTTGGTTATAGTCCAACCGTCGCTAAATGACCGCAGTCTTAAAACATAGGTTTGCAAATTGTATCATCGTCGTTGAACGTCCGCAATCTTAcgtaaatatgtttgttaatcATATACGCGTCTCAAAATCTCCGCATTCTAAAACTTCGTTAAAAACGTCATTGAATAACTGCGGTCAGAATTACGTTGGTTTTCTACGTTGTAAGATTATCGCTGATAGTCCGTACTTTGACGTGAATGGATTATTGTACAACTGTTCCcgaatgtttgtattttggcGTTCGTATACTCTCTAGTTGTGCAGCACGGGCGTACGTAATTTGGTTCAAGCAGATTTGATATTCGCAGTGTGACGTTTTCAAGTTTGTTTATCGTATAACCGCCGTTGAATTGAATAACAACATACTGGTAAAAGAGGGTTTGCAAATCGTAAACCCGTCTTTTAAAGTCtgcaatttgaattaaaaagttTAAGTTTGTTAATTGACAGTTATCGTCGAGTGACTGCTGTTTAACGCCAGTATCTTTGTCAATTATGCAACCGTTAATGGATGAATACAATTAGACGAACGAATGGTTGCTAAATGAATAACCATCGTTAAATGGCGTATAGACGCTTATTCTACAACAGTTATTGAGTGTCCGCCGTCTGACGTAGGTAGATTTTCTACAATCGGATGTCAATGGTGTTTCTATTTGTACATCCGTCGTTAAAAGGATGCAGATGAACGTATTTAGGTTTGTAAGTTCACAACCATTATTGTATCACCGTAATTGTTCACCTGGAGGATAATAACAAGTCCGTCGTAAAATGTCCAAGATTTGACGTTTGACGTTTGAATGTTTGCTTACTTTGCAACCGCCCAATAGATCTGAGTGTGGCGGGAAACGTGTTTTGGTAATTGCAGATTCATCACATTTAAGAATTGAAGATTCATTTTTAAGCTATGTTAAATTACGAAAGAAAAACCCTCTAAAAAGTGGTTATGATTAGCACGTCTgttcttgaaacaaaataaaaaaacgatGGTTCGGCTATTGGTGTCGTCTCGTGTCGGTCgatttttaaaaacttaaatcttgtcaataacttaaaacagtTATCGTCAATATACATTTGAACGtagtttctatatttttttattgttttcaggTATGTTACGTTGACCGATCTGTAAATGACATTGGAGAAACTAGTTACATTTTAGGATGTTCACCTGCAAATGTAAGTACCGTTCGACTTTAGAGGGACGTGCTTTCTTAACTAATGCATTTGTTTCGTATATCCAAAATCGCAGGAGTTCGAGAATTctctttaataaacaaaagcaaataAGTCTATTCAATTGCCTGCTGACTAGGCGTATATTGACTAGACAAATCAATTGTGAACTATTATTTGACTTTACTATCAACATGGAAATTAGGCGTAAAAGCCTGTcgtttatcaaaaataatgttcaaagtATTGCGTATTTTCAGCACATAAACATACAATTTCTAATCACAATTTTAATCATAGTGGTATTTTTCGTAACCTCATTAAGAATTATCATATAAACTATAGTTAAGATAATTAAGCGTATAAAGATCAAATTTTCTTTCAATACTACAAACGCCGCTGTATTACTAACAATgcacaataacaacaaaaacgcAATGGTTTATACAATGCAAAATAACGTGTTTCTTATCTTAAGCATATTATTTAAGGTGGTTATTCAAAAACTGGATTTATATAATCGAACAAAAATTAGGCATAACAAGCTTAAGtctcttttttcatttattcaaaatacttACACAATTCATTTACTTCGtgattacaataaaaatgatatttcaaaggTCTGAAATTACTTtaagataataatattatactaattataccaaaacaaaattgtgCGCCTAGTTTAATTTTAGAGTCTGTAATttcttaaagataaaaatagtatttaaattttaacaacacAACATATTGAGCTATGCTTAATCATGTCACAAAGGACTTTGAAAATTAAGCCAATTACCGGTATTCATTATcatctgaaattatttttaaacaaaggtaAAACAAGTGTCTCTAACACTAAAATATGGATTTTCAGAAACATTCATGGGCATAGGTGTTTCAGATCTAAATAATTCCAGATTTGCACCAACATTACCTCAACGTCCCAATCCAGCAGATGTACAAACTGTTGTGGATCCAATTTATGTAATCATCAGGCGTGTGGAGAACCGGGTAAGATCTGCATACACATATTATCGATTGGTAAAAAATTAATTCACATGGTACCAATGGGAAAGATTGTTATACACATAGTACCGATGATTAAGATTTTAAGTCACGTGGTACCGATGGGTCAAAATTTAATACGTATGGAATGGAGTAAGATTTTAATACGCGGTAGCAAATTAGGAGTTTAAGTCGAATGGTCCCGATGGGTAAGATTTTACTTCACATGGTACCGATGTGTTTGGTGAACTGTGTAAGTTTTAGCCCGCGTGACCAAGATTCGTAGTGAACTAGGGTTTGATAGTAGCCCATGTAATACAAATTACATGATTATGAAGTACCAGTCGGTATTACTTAGGCTTCATGTGATTCCAAAGCTCTTGTGTTATGAACCGGGAAAGTTTTAGCTCACGTGATACAGAATATTCGGgtacatttgaacatgatttaaatatatgatgttGTTCAGAGCACAGTTAAGTATTATTGTAATTCAGTAGTTGGTGTTTAAAACGGGTTCCTTTAGCTCGTGCAgaaaaaataagtaatttaaACTGAGTAACAGTATAATAAGGCTGATAAGCAAATGGattttgtaaatgaataaatCCAATTTGCCAACGCAAAGCAGTATTTTAGTGAACCGGTTAATCGATATGATTAGGAAGTCTGTTTGCGAAGTGGCATTCATTCGATATATTGTTTCCAGACTACCCTTCCGACAGGGGCCTTATTTGCTACAGCTGCCATGATCCAGTACCAGCCGGCAGATGTCACAATATTGAATTTTGTAGGAGTGGAGAAGTAAATAGTTTATTATAGTTTACGTGTTTCCGGTACAGACGTATACATTGGTTTCAAAATTTACAAATCGTACTCATAACAATTATAATTGACgtacaaaacaatgcatgttatTCTATAGTATAACGATAATTTATAAGGTATACTTTGCAGGAATGTAGCGTCACTGGGAATCAACTATTTGGAACCATGGTTTTCACGTCCAAGTGCCAAAAGGCCTTTGTAAGTGTGTTTATTTCGAAGTTGTATGCTTATACGTATACTATGCAAAATGGAAGTAAGTTCTCCTTTCTGCTGTTCTAGGTAGTGCCTGGAAGTGCAATGGTTCTACTACTTGATTGCTTTGTACACTAAAATGGCGTCATCTATTCTCGCTAGAAAAGACCGAAGGAGCGATGGAGCCGTAACGGTTGCCTATTaagttcaaaagttgatgtttatgttttttcgtaaaccgttagtaacggtttaaaccataaaacattaattttcgaacggaaatatgaatatctgcaatctgatcttttgtcagccatCTTTTAGCATTGGTTAGCAGATATtcacgcaaatatttgctctttccaagacaaagactaaaacaattgtaaaaacggtatataactttgagagtgcagatttaaagtAGTCACTTGCTGGTCTTGTAAAATTccagtttgaaaacaagtttcGACAAATTGTTTACTGTTTGGGTGACCGTGCAAGGCAGTATTCCAAATACATGTTGTAGATTTCCTTGAGTTATTGGCCATCGCTGTAGTTTTATGGGTGCCGTGTGGTGGCAATAAACAGTCGGTCCGAACTCACAATTTATGTTGTTATAATACCGAGCCTTACAATGACTAAGTACAgtattatttaacttaaatcacccta
Coding sequences:
- the LOC128221382 gene encoding uncharacterized protein LOC128221382, with the translated sequence MLYVVIGISLLVRASEGLLCLKCNDVAQPRHCTTVVECPHSDVCYVDRSVNDIGETSYILGCSPANICTNITSTSQSSRCTNCCGSNLCNHQACGEPDYPSDRGLICYSCHDPVPAGRCHNIEFCRSGEECSVTGNQLFGTMVFTSKCQKAFFENKFRQIVYCLGDRARQYSKYML